Genomic DNA from Manihot esculenta cultivar AM560-2 chromosome 15, M.esculenta_v8, whole genome shotgun sequence:
TAAAGTACAAACAAGAACCTACACAGCAAGAATCCGTTGTCGTCCAGCGGTTAGGATATCTGGCTTTCACCCAGGAGACCCGGGTTCGATTCCCGGCAACGGAACATTTTTACTCCCTTCGCTCGAAGTtttttatgattgtaaaatGAAAAATGATTATAGAAAGTGTGACTGATTTATCACTCCAACATCAGCTTTCATTTTAGTAAATGATTATTGAAACTTGGAGGCTGGAGCCTCCACGTGTTCAATTGAAAACAAAGTTTTGTAACCAATAGTGCAAAAGCACATTCCTAGATAGAAAAGATTATATTCCAGTGCCTTCCTTTCAACAATGGTGGTCGACAACAATTGTACCTCGAAGTTGTAAAAATTGAAATTCCttctaaaagaaaatgaaattcaAAGGTAAGAAGAGTCGAATTAGGCAAATCGTGTGAATTTGTAGAAATTGAAAGGGCAATATTGGAAGTAAAAATTTGGAATGCCCCAAGCTCGTATAACTACCTCAAAACTTCCTCCCTCTCGGGTTGTACAGATTCCATAGCACCAATTATTTACCAAACAATAACTGAAAAATGTTggcaattttttataaaacgaTCGCCAAGTGCCCGGAGGCGCTACAGAGCCCGCATTCTGGCTCTAAGTCCGCTTTAAAAGATGGGTTCTTGGCCAAGCATTTTGCATCGGTCCACCCCGCTTCTGTCACTGTCAATCTAGGCTCTGCTGGTGTTATAGCTTACTCCCTTGACAAGCAAAACCCTCTCCTTCCTAGGTACTTTTGTTTTTGCCCTAAACAATGATACCCatcttttttttcccttcttctTGACTGTGGATTTAATATTGATCGCTTGGCTGCTATTTCGTTTTGGGATTTGGgcttttggggtgtttggttgCTGAGAGAATCACAAGAGATGGAAGTTGAGAACCgcttatttgtattatttatgGTACCGCTCATTGACCGTCAACTTTACTTTTATAGTGATcaaggtaaaaaaaaaatggttGATGGGATCTTTTACCTGTaataattgcttttatgtttggAGGGATTTGTTATGATCTCGTGCTATTTTCTTTTGCGGAAACTTCCAGTCGTGTTCGTTCCTTCCGTGGTTAATTCATTGTCATTTTTTGTTAAAGTTATTCCTTCATATTTTATTAGCCTCTTAATATAATTTCCAGCTGCCTGTAAAGGATGAGTTTATCTAATCATTGATTCCTGGTGATTGGGCTTAGTACAGAATAATTTGTATCTGATGATTTTATGATTTCCTCTCAATTTCCATTGTTTCAATTTAGACAAAGTATAAATCTAATCTAGTTCAGTGGCTAATTACGTCATTTCAGTGTTTTTCTTTTTGGAAGTATTTGGATGTTTCATTTATTGGAGTGATCGTGTTCTGTTCTGAATATCATTTGTATCATTTGCAATGTTCTTACCATAATCAAATAGTCAATGTATCCCATGTATAGGATCTTCTTTTTTTGGGGTATTTTTTAGTGTCTGTATTTTCTTTTCGTTGTATGACAATATTGTTGGCTAATTATGAATTGCGGTGCCACAAAATATAACATGCTTCTCCCTTGTTGAAATTAAGAAATCAGGGCGTGCGTGCTTCAACCTGAAATCCAACCTTTTGGAGGAAACTGAAAAGCGAAAACCACTTTTTCCTTCTTTGCTGAATTTTATTGAAGATTATTTAACACTGCCATCAGATTCATCCTAAATAAATCTTCAGTCTTTTCTAGTCTCATCTGTCTTCTTGTCCCTTGCTAGATTATTTGCAGTTGTAGATGACATTTTCTGCTTGTTCCAAGGGCACATTGAGAATGTTGCAGTTCTCAAGCAGCAATATGGCTTAAGTAAAACTGCCAATGAGGCGATCATTGTTATTGAAGCTTATAGAACCCTCCGAGATCGAGGACCTTATCCTGCTGATCAGGTTGTCAGAGATATCCAAGGGAAATTTGCTTTTATGCTCTATGATAAGACTTCAAATTCCACGTTTATAGCTGCTGTAAGTAAAGCCTTATGCTTAGTCTGTTTACTTTTATCTCATCAGCTGCTTGATCAATATTAACTTTATTTCCTTTGCAGGATGCTGATGGAAGTGTACCTTTCTTCTGGGGAGCTGATTCTGAAGATAATCTTGTCCTTTCAGATGATGTTCAGATTTTGCAGCAGGCCTGTGGGAAATCATTTGCACCATTCCCCAAAGGTGACTTTCTTTTTTGGTATATTGGAAAAGCAAAGGTGACAGTCAACTGCCATCTATGTGATATATAGAAATCTTTTTCGTGGTGCTCTTTTTGAAgcaaataaaatacaaaataaaaaaccttAAGGGGCACATGGATAAGGATAAAAATCTACTTTAAGTTGGTCAGGGATAAGTGATAATTGAAAACCCCAGAAATGGGGATAATCAGGTGCCCTAAATTTCAACACAATATATGCACTCTGTATCTCTTAAACATATTCATTTTGCATGTTAAGTTTTGAGTTTAAAGTTAGGTCTTGTTTGCAATGGAACCCTTGAACTTTTAGATAGTCATTTAAGCTGCAAAAGAGGAATTGGCAAGTGTAAGGTAAATGATGATCTGCAAGGATTAGATTGCTCAATCTATGAGCTTCTGTTGTTACCTCAGGATGCTTCCATACAACTTCTGGAGGCTTGAGGAGCTTTGAGCACCCTTTGAATGAGTTGAAGCCAATTCCAAGAGTGGACAGTTCAGGTCAGATATGTGGTGCAAATTTCAAGGTCGATGCAGAGATTAAGAAGGAAGGTGGTGGCATGCCAAGAGTTGGGAGTGCTTATGACTGGTCCTCAAGCTACTAAAGAGCTTCAAAGTTTTTCTCACCAGGGCTCTGGTTATTACTAGGCTGTCTGTTAGTTTTGCAATATCTTTTCCTGAGCTGATTGGgatctttgatgattttgccgCAAAAATATACCAACCATATATTGTTGTTACTTGTTAGCATTTCCCAAAAACAAGACATCAGTTTGCAGTGCTGTAAATGTTAGCTTACTATGCAGCTGAGCCCGAACTTTTTTGGGGCATAACATAAAATAAGATTTACCTCGCATATATTCTCTCATGCATGGATGTTTTGCATATGACTTGTTGATTTATATTTTAGCTCTTATTAGTGGGAGGTTGTGATTGCTATTTTTAAGCTAAGGAACACGTAAATAACCGGTTTACTTCAGGAGAAGGATACAACTGCAGTTGGATGGGCCCCTTGTTTGTTTTATTAGCTTTATCGTAAACAAAAATTAACTTCTCTCCGACCAAAGCAAAGCGTATTGGAGCAGTTGGCTTCAGTGAATCAGTAAGAATGCGTACAGCATGTGATAAAGAAGCACAAGCAGGTTAGTGCCCGACATCCATGTCTGTTGTCTGAGCGCAATCCATTCAGCACTGAAGTTGACTCTGATTAGCGCATACGGTCTATTGTTCCCCAGGTTGCCTATGGATAATAAATCCATCAGTATTTTTACTCCCTGTCCTATTGACCTTTtcaattttggttatttcaaaatattttttcacattatgattaatttatattattaataataattttattattttaaataagacttaatattttaattttatattaaagacAAGTGTAGTTGAAAATTAATggaaaattttgtttttttttttttttttataaaaaatgaagtgaaaaattttatgaaacgAAATTAGACATGATTATTAATATTTCTGTTTAAAACGTAAAGACAATTGTGTTGTCGTTATATATTTACTTATCGTTGCATAATTTTGGATGTAATAGAAACTAATGTTTGTtacattttatatatattatgtctatttatttgaaatttctaTATGATATCATTTAGTTTTTTGAactcaatattaaaattttctatatatgtatatgaaagcaaataaaaaactAATGCCTCAATTTATGTAGTTTcacatttttttatgaatttttatattttatatccgTTGCTCAgttcaattaatatattttttaaaatttaaaaaattaatagactaatatgtttaaaatttcaaaattagtaGATATTTATAATCAATTGTGATTTGGTGATCtaatcatatttattattattatatcattAGATATGAAAATCTCACGCTAGCTTGctatttattattatctttttatagGGCtacctggaaaaaaaaaatttataaagtagaaaatgaaaattattcaCACATACAATATTTACTTGCTTCGATAGGCCTTAAGCCTCTTCAGCTTGGCTCTTTCTCTTCAGTTTGTAAAgtgttaaattttgaaaatctgTCTCACTCAGATCACTCTCCTATCCTAATGATCACTCAGCCTATtcaaaatagaaaagaaatatGGCCCTTTCGCTTCGAGAATATTTGGTTGAGAGAAATTCATTGTCATTGTATAGTGGACATTTTTTGAAACTCTAACCAACTGcctacgattgcaaaattcacAACATGTGGAGAAGTTTTTTCGAATTGGGGAGGTAGCTTTCTTAAAGAAACTCTTCAGAAATTACAAACCTACCAGAGAAGAATGGAGTCCTTTGGAAGAAGGAAATATGTCACTAATTCTAATATCTCTCAACAAGAATTTATGGAATTGCTACATGTTTAAGAAGCttactggaaaaaaaaaaaaaaaaaaaaaaaggcaaagcACTTTTGGCTTTGAGAGGGAGACAAAAATTCCAAGTATTTTCATGCACAAGCCACGATCAGACACCACACAAATTCCTTATCCAGAGTTTTGAATGGAAGAGGAGTATGGATTGATTGAAGCTCATGTTTTCTGGCCCTTTTCTAATCGAAGAGTACTGTAAGAAGTGATTTTTTTAGATACATCTCTCTGAAAGTGACATCAAAACAAAATTCTTCTCTCACGGCCCCTTTTTAAGTAAATGAGATTCGTGCGGCTATTTTCTTTATGCACCTAGATAAATCACCAGGTTCGGACGACATGAATCCAATCTTCTATCAACACTTCTAGAGCACTATTGGACTCGAGATTACAGAACTTTACCTCGATTGTTTGAACAACAACTATCTGCCTCATGATTTAAACAAAATGCTGCTCATTCTCATCCTTAAGAAGAAAATTATTCGGTTTTTATCTTACCTCCGACTTATCTCACTTTGCAATGTAAGAGGAGCACCTGCCAAGTATTATCACTACAATTTTCTTAGTATATAGAGGTTGCTGTTGGAGGTTGGTAATAGACGATCCATATCAGCATGGAAGGATGCATGGCTACCGGACGTGAGTTAGCCTTTTGTTAGCTCTCTTACTTAATTGTAgtgattataaataaaaaaaattattttaaaataaataattttctcttaaaaaaatatttttttatattttgaaatctATATTAAAACACGcatgtataaatttattaataaattttaattattaaattaaaattaaataataaaaaataaataatctcagtatttttcatgaaaaatattttttaaaatataaattagtcttaaaatttaattacttgCGTCCTACTATTTTTTTTAGTAGTTATAAGCTGCTAATTTCAAATGcttagaaatttaaataaattccaatgaacttataaattataaaataatttttgaagtTAGGCCAAATGAGCTCAAAGTCTTCTCTCTATAATCACTACAATCTACAATCTTTTGTCCGCTGCAGGGGCCATTCAATTTTTGCCCCTCATATAAATTAGTCCCCCCCGCCTCTTTAAATTATAGCTTGCACTGATTTTCTGCATTCTAGGGTTTTCTCTTCTTTTAACTTAAAAAGGGAGCGGTTCTCGTCTCTATCTTCTCCGTCGACCGCTCCTGTCCATTTTTCTCCTCACCTTCCTTCTCAtttcatgcaatctcatgctcGCATTACACCACTGAGAACATCTCTTTCTATCTTCACTATCACAACATATCCCCAAGCCTTTTTctagagaaaattttaaaaaaatccacAAGTATTTCCCTCCCGACAAACACCCAAGTAAGTTTCACGATTATCCAATGCAACTCTCTGTCCGCACCGAAACCAATTCAAATGCCATCCAAAACCTCGAAGACCCTGGATCCCCAAAATCTACTTTGGCAGAGGCTAATTCTTCCTCCGCAACTGCAGCTTTGGTGGCGGCGGATGATGAGGACAACAATAAAACGGATGATAATCTAGCTGACGAATTGGTTCTCGATGTTAGAGGGAAAACCCTGGAATTTGATTTATTAGAGAAGGTCGACGATTCCGTGGAGGGGTTGTATTTGTACAAGAACGCATTTAGTTTGGTTCCGAGATCTGTGGGAAGGCTGGGGAAATTGAGAACGTTGAAGTTCTTTGGTAATGAGTTGAATTTGTTTCCACTGGAATTTGGAAATTTAGTGGGATTGGAGCGCTTGCAAGTAAAAGTTTCATCGCCGGAGCTGAATGGGTTAAGCTTGAATAAGTTGAGAGGGTTGAAGGAGCTTGAGCTGTCAAAAGCTCCCCCGAGACCCTCCGTTTTCACGATTTTGAGCGAGATTGCTGGGCTGAAGTGCTTGACCAAGCTTTCTGTTTGTCATTTCTCCATAAGGTAAGCATGTAAGTGTTTTTGAATAGAGTTTACTTAGGAATgcgaaaaattgaatttttgaacGCTGGGCTGTGATTTGCTTTTGACCTTGCTGAGGGTTTTTACTAGGTAGGCAAACAGAATGCTATCGTGGAACAATTGTTTtgtttggggggggggggggaggagTATTTTCGCTGGCATTACAAAAGAAGCGAaagttttttctttctttctttctttctttcttttggtTCAAGGTCTAATATATACAGTACATAGGAATTTTATTGACGCTAAGTAATATGAGAGACCATTTAATATGCATCATGTGGTTTGAAGAAGCAGAAAGCAATTCATTTATGATATTTGTGTGACTATGTTTGTCTATTGCATGAAAACTGTGAAAGATTGAGGAAAATGCGTGCCCTTTGCGTTACCGTTTGACAAATTTTCAAACTATCCATCCCGTTGGCCATACAATAACTACAGAATACATTTTCTCCTATTTCATTTGCTTGTTCAAGACAATATCAATCTCGTAAGGCACACTCTGTTTTAGGCTGTAAGCATTCCAACTGCAATGATGTTTACATGATTTAAGTTTAGAGCTTTAAATGGCTAAGCATTAGTTTGCAAACAAAAATTTTGATGCTGATGCTATTTTTCCTGCAGATACCTTCCTCCAGAAATTGGATGCTTAAATGGCCTGGAGTATTTGGACCTTTCATTCAACAAAATAAAGACTTTGCCTATTGAAATTAGTAATTTAAATGCATTGATATCATTGATAGTTGCAAATAATAAATTGGTTGAACTGCCCTCTCGGTTGTCCTTATTGCAAAGATTGGAGAACTTGGACCTGTCAAGTAATAGGTTGACGTCATTGGGGTCTCTTCAGCTGGACTTAATGCATAACCTTCAGAATTTAAATCTTCAGGTACTTTTTTTCTCTGAATAAACAAGGATTCATCTATTTTCCCTAATCTTTAAGGGGAGATTTTATGCACTGTCCCATTTTTCATCATTATTGTCTCCTGTGCGTCTGAGTTCTGACTGATTTTGAAAGTTGTGTTGTCTATTGATATTTcctaaaataatttagttttagttgtttttgtatatatatatatatattgcctCTTCTATTCTAACTTGTCATCCAAACATTTTTATGCCGGGCATCTATGATTTTTAACTTCTTGTCATTTGAAATGGATTCTATTGTTcatctttttaaattactttACTTGCATATTTATGTCTGCCTCTATAAatctaattcttttttttttttaattaatgttcACTGTTCAAGTACAACAAGCTTCTCAGTTGTTCTCAAATACCAGCATGGATATGTTGCAATTTGGAAGGGAATGGCAAGGATTTGT
This window encodes:
- the LOC110601005 gene encoding stem-specific protein TSJT1; amino-acid sequence: MLAIFYKTIAKCPEALQSPHSGSKSALKDGFLAKHFASVHPASVTVNLGSAGVIAYSLDKQNPLLPRLFAVVDDIFCLFQGHIENVAVLKQQYGLSKTANEAIIVIEAYRTLRDRGPYPADQVVRDIQGKFAFMLYDKTSNSTFIAADADGSVPFFWGADSEDNLVLSDDVQILQQACGKSFAPFPKGCFHTTSGGLRSFEHPLNELKPIPRVDSSGQICGANFKVDAEIKKEGGGMPRVGSAYDWSSSY